In Snodgrassella alvi wkB2, the DNA window AATTTCGGTAAACAGGGGATTAAAGAGCTGGATACCGTATTTGCCAAAAGCAAGCTAAGTATTATTTCTTAAACAATTGCTCAGGTAACGGCTGGTAAGCAAAAGCCTGAGAGGAGACAGTCATGCAACAATACGACAGTAACAATATTTTTGCCCGAATTATCCGTGGTGAAATTCCTTGCCATAAAGTTTATGAGGATGAGCAGACACTGGCTTTTATGGATGTGATGCCACAGGCACGCGGCCATGTACTGGTGATTCCTAAATGTGAAGCAATAGAGTTAACTGACATGCCGCAAGATTACCTTGCTGCCGTATTCAGTGCAGCCAAAAAGATTATTAATGCGCAACGTAAAGTGTTACATCGTAATGGCGTTGTGCAATTACAGTTGTCCGGCGAACAGGCCGGTCAGTCTGTATTTCATTATCACATTCATCTGATTCCCGGACATATCCATGAACTGGGTAAACATGAAAGTGTGGCTGCTGATCAGGCAGAACTGGCGCAACTGGCTGCACAATTACGTGCAGAACTGGCCTGACCATTTTTTGATTCAATAATTATCCACAGAATTATCCACAGATAATCAGTAAAATAAATAGTATTTATTATGCTATAACCCTTGTTTTATAAGGAATTAAGCATAAAGACTGATTTTTATCCAGTTAAATACTACAAATTTGTCCACAATCATTCAGTTGTTGTACCAAATCTCCCTGTCGCTCCTGCACCTTTCGGTAAACGGAGCGATAATTTATTTCCTGGTCAATACAGATTAAATTGTTCAGTCAGTTTCAGCTTAAACGCCTTTGTGATTACAGACTAGCCATATCCTGCATATTTAGCGGAACTTAATTCACTAAAACGCCTGCTTACGCTTTTCATCAACAGGAAATGCGACAAATCATTTTTTTCTGCCGGTTTCAGCAGAAGCAGGCCTTAACCGGCCTGTATCTTTTCTTCTGATAACAAAAGCCCGCAGAAAAATTATGCTCTGCGGGTTTTTACACAGTATAACCAGTATTAATTATTCATACATCCGGAATAAACACTTCTGAACTGTGGTACTTTCGTATTTTATTCAAATAAATCACGCAGTTTGTCCATGAATGATTTTTGCCGCGGCGTCTGAGCCCGGTCCATACCGGTAGAGATTTTTTCAAACTCTTCCAGTAATTCACGCTGACGATCGGTCAGATTTACCGGTGTCTCTACCACGATATGACAATATAAATCACCCACAGCAGCCGAACGTACAGATTTAATTCCTTTACCACGTACCCGCATGCGACGACCGGTTTGTGTTTCTTTCGGAATATTCAGTTTGACTTTACCATCCAGCGTAGGCACCTCAACCTCCCCGCCAAGCGCTGCTATCGTAAAACTGATAGGCAATTCACAGTGCAAATCCATGCCGTCACGCTCAAAGACCGGATGCGGGCGCACGTTCACCATCACATATAAATCACCGGCAGGCGCACCATGCTTACCGGGTTCACCTTCACCGCTCAGGCGGATACGCTGACCGTCATCAATACCGGCCGGAATAGAAACCTCAACAGTCTTGCGGGTTTTTACCAGTCCGTCGCCATGACATTTAACACACGGATCCTTAATCTGTTTACCACTGCCGTGACAGGTCGGGCAGGTCTGCTGTAACTGAAAAATGGCCTGCCGTACGTGAACGACACCACTGCCGCCACACATGCTGCAGGTAGTGGCTGAAGTCCCGACTTTAGCACCACTGCCGTGACAGACATCACATTCTTCATGAGTAGGAATAGTGATTTTTTTCTTAATACCGCGCGCAGCCTCTTCCAGACTGATTTCAATATTATATTGTAAATCAGCGCCCTGATTATTCTGCTGCGACCGTCCGCCGGCTCCGCCGCCAAACATCTGGCTGAAAATATCACCAAAATCAAAACCGCCGGAAAAGCCGCCGGCTCCGGCACCCATATTGCCGTCTACACCGGCATGTCCAAACTGGTCATAAGCAGCACGTTTTTGAGAATCAGACAATACTTCATAAGCACGCTGTACTTCTTTAAATTTTTCTTCGGCGTTTTTATCGCCCTGATTACGGTCAGGATGGTATTTCATGGCCAGCTTACGATAAGCTTTTTTGATTTCCTCATCCCCTGCAGTACGGCTTATACCCAGTACTTCATAAAAATCTACTTCAGTCATAATTTTATTCCAAAGGTTTGCAGGCAACCTGCTCTTAAACAGCAGGATGCCTGAACAGCAAAACCGGATAGATAATAGAAATGCAACCCATATATGGGCTGCATGTATAAAAACAAGGTTTTAAGTAAAAGTTATTTTTGACCGAAGCACAATATACGGCCTGAAAACAAATAGACAGACAAAGAATTAACGGTCACACCAGTATATTTATACTGTCAGCAAAGTAACCAATCAAATCATGTACCATCCATCAGGTAACCTTCAAAACACTTTAAATAATTCAACCGGATATTTGGCTGGCATTATCTGCCGGCAACAAAACATTAATATAGTTTAATCCGACACTTACCTGTATCGGATCGATTCCGGTTATCGATACCTTCATCCGGCATTTTGGCATGGCATCAACCGGTACACCGTTGACACGGCTTACCAGTGGCAGGCCTTCAATACGTACTAAATCATCACGTATTAACTGAGCGGTCAGCTCCTGCAACTGTTCTTGCTGAATATATATCAGACTCCAGTATGCTTCCATATGGCGCTGAAAATCATTGTAGGCTGCATAAGCCGACTCAAAATCACGCAATACCGCAAACAGCATGGCATCCTGCGGTTCAAAACGTGGCTCTGCGTCCGGATCCAGTAAACTAATTAGCTGCTTCTGGTTAATATAATCAGTAGCACGGCGCAGTGGTGAAGTAAACCAGGCATAATGTTTCAGCCCCAGACCAATATGCGGTTCAGACTGAGTACTCATCCGTACTCTGCCGGTAGGCTGTACACGGAATAATCCCGCCATTTCAGCCTCATCCAGCATCTGCGCCCAGGTGCTGTTGGCAAAAATCATCAGTTCACTGACCAGCGTATCAATTGGTGCTCCGCGTTCACGCACACTGATATGTACAGTATTATCTGTCCCAAGCTTAATTCCATAATCGTACTGCGGTAAACGTTCCGGATCATATTTACCCCGCGCCTGCATTCTGGCCACAGCAAAATCATATAACCAGTTCATTTCATGCTGATGTGCAAAAGCTTCAGTATCGCTGCGCGGCTGCAAAGGCTGAAATGCCTGCTCAATATTTTCAATACGTAAATTACAGTCTATATACACCGATTCAATTCGTGATTCATAACGTATTACTTCAAACTGCGGACTGATTTCAGCATACAGACTGACTGCCGGTCGTGCTGCTCCTTCATCCAGACTGAAAGCAGCTATCCAGTTATCCGGCAGCATGGTAATTTTACCGCCGGGATAATACACAGTACTTAAACGTTCAAATATCAGCTTTTCCAGCAAAGACTCAGCATCTATTGCCAGAGCCGGGGCAGCAATATGAATTCCGACCAGTTTGTTGCCATTGGGCAGGTCTCGCACACTGAATGCATCATCTACCTCACTGGTTTCAATGTCATCAATGGAAAATGCGCGTACTGAGGTATCGGCATCTGGCAGATTGTGCATAACCGGTACAGGATAATGACCACAATCCGCACCTTTGGGAAACTGAGTAAGTAAAAAACCATCCAGAAAATATTCAGGCAGAGGCGGTACTGCACCAACACTCTGGAGCAGGGCAAACAGTGAGGTTTTTTTCTGATCAGCAGCTTTGACCACTGCTTTGTATTTCAGACTTTGTTTATCAGGTGCATGCAGAATCATTTTGGCTTCAGCAGCAATTTCATCCGGCAGACGACCGACCAGCAATTCCTGTATCCAGCCATTGATTTGTTCTTCCTGCTGTTTGCGCCGTTCAATGGCTGCCAGCGCCTGCTGTAATGTTTCTGCCGGCGCAGCTTTAAATACACCTTTATTTTTTTTGTAAAAATACATAGGCGCTGCATACAGAGCCATCAGTGTGGCTGCCAGCTCAATATTCCCGCTGCTATTGCCAAAATATTCACTGGCTGCACTGGCTGCGGTAAATTCACTTTCAGTGCCTACCGCTTCCCAGAGCAGACTGATATCAATACCGGCAGCTGCTTCAGCAGCCTGTTGTAAAAATTGCGCAGCATCACCATCAAACACCAGAAAAACGTGGCTGGCCTTGATTTTTGCCCGCTTACCATGTTGTGTATTAACCAGAAAAGTAGCATCATTTTCCTGAACTATTTCCGCTACTTTAAACTGACCTGACTCCTCATAAAAAATTTGTTTACCCATAACGCCTACTTAAAACAAAGAAACTACTCAAGTAATCTGTAAAACAGATTCAGAAACCACTATTTATTCGATTATAAACGACAGTACTCAATCTTCGCTTCTATGCCTGCTCTGCTACTCTGTTCCAGACAACCGTATCTGTATAAATAGTTCACCATTATTCCTCCTCAGGCTTCCCTGTTTTGCATATATCCGATTGTCAAATCATACAAATTAAATAATTCTATGTTTTAATTTTCCATTAAAACAATTACTTAAAGTTAGCACAATATAATTATGCTTTGAACAACATTATGCTTTAAAACCAGATAAATAAACAGCAAAAAAATACCTGCTGACAAATAAAATCCATAATAATGAACTAATTTTAAAAAACTCCAAAAGCATAATATGCTGGAAATATTTCGATACATATAAAGTTATACACCGTACAACCGGCAACAATAGTAAGTATTACCGAAAATTAAAACATATGCTAAAAAAATAATACAAAAAATCAAAATTTATTTGATTTTTTTACATAAAACTGTTTTCCGCCTGCTATTTCAAACATCAGCATCAGATAACAATTTATATAATTAATATATGAATATATTAATTTTTACAAATAACTTTTTATTCTTACGGTTAAAAAAACAATTTCTATATCTAGAGAAGCAAATATTGATTTAAATTTGCCTTTATCTGAATAAAATATCTGTATTATTATTCATTACATGAATAAATTCTGTTGCATATAAAAATATTATTACTGATTATATAAGCACATTACTTTTAATAACACAAACTGAAATATACTTCATCCGGTTATCAGCTGATTCTGACTAATTGTATGATACAGATATCCGCAGCAATAGCCATAGTGCGAGTGTTACAATAGCCATAAATTCATGTAAAGACCTATAATATGAAGAAAATAACCCCCAAAAGCTATGAAGAAGCTATCCAGCAACTGGAAAAAATAACTGAATCCATGCAAAACAATGATCTTCCGCTGGAAGAATCACTGGCTGCATATGAATATGGTCAGGAACTGGTGCAATACTGCCAGCAGAAGCTGGCTGAGGTAGAACAAAAACTACAGGTACTGGATAATGGTGAATTAAAGGAGCTGAAGCTTGAAACAGGGGAGTAATTTTGCCGACTGGCAAAAACACGTACAGACACATACAGAAGAGACATTAACCCGATTATTTCCCACGACCGGACAACTTCCCGCACCACTGATTGAAGCCATGCACTATGCGGCGCTGGATGGCGGTAAACGGTTGCGGCCGATGCTGGTTCTGGCGGCGGCCGAGCTGGGTAATGCGGTTACAGAAGCCGCAGATTATGCTCTGGCTGCAATCGAATGCATACATATCTATTCGCTTGTGCACGACGATATGCCGGAGATGGATAACGACAGTCTGCGTCACGGAAAACCGGCCTGTCACATACAATATACACCGGCAACAGCCTTACTGGTTGGTGATGCCCTGCAAAGTATGGCATTCAGCCTGCTGAGCCGGCCAACCGGTCTGGAAGCTGCGCGTCAGCTGCAAATGATACAGACTCTGGCACAGGCTGCCGGCTGTCATGGCATGGCCGGCGGACAGGCTATCGATTTAGCCTGCGTAGGTGTAGGTCTGAATCAGGCCGAACTGGAACACATGCACCAGTTGAAAACAGGTGCGCTGATCAGAGCAGCAGTTACACTGGGCGGACTTTGCTGTCAGGATATCAGCCAGCAGGCATTAATCGCACTCGACCATTATGCCGCTCATCTGGGTCTGGCTTTTCAGGTTATTGATGATGTACTGGATTACGAGCAGGATAGCAGCACACTGGGTAAAACCGCCGGAAAAGATGCCCAGACTAATAAACCTACCTACGTTAGTCTGATGGGGCTGACTACAGCACGCCAGTATGCAGAAAATCTGGTACAACAGGCTATTGATGCTTTAAGCGATTTTGACCAGCGTGCATCTCATCTTCGCGCACTGGCGCAATTTGTCGTTGCCCGCAATCATTAAAAATGCGCTAAGCAACAGCAAACTACAAATATATAAACATTGTCTGCGCAGTAATTCAGTTAATGACAGATATAACTTATTTACAGATCAGCTTATTCATAAAATAACTAACGCAGCCGCTTACCGGAAGCCCAGTCAATAATCTGGCTGGGCTGCTTTCTTCCGCCGGTGCGCCCGCCCAGAATCATCACCTGTTTTCCAAACTGGCGTCTGACTTCACGCTCTGTACAACAAGCTTTTTTTCCCGCCCGGTTACAAGAAGTAGATACCAGCGCTGTACCTGCTGCTCTGCATAAAAACCGGGCAGTTGCCAAGTCCGGAACCCGTACGGCCAGAGTTTGCCGACCACGCCCGCGTAACACAGATGAAACCTGTTTGCGTACCGGTAACAGTAAAGTTCTGGGTGCCGGCCACTGCCGGCTGACAGCCGCTATATCGGTTGCGGACAAAGGTGCGAGCAAAGGCTGTAATTGAGTAAAATCAGCAGCAATAACAATTAGCCCTTTATGTTGCGGTCGCTTTTTCAATGCAATGACTTTACGCACCGCCGGCACACAATCAGGCAGACAGCCTAGCCCATAACTGCCTTCTGTAGGATAAGCAATCAAACCGCCACGATGCAGATGGCTGCGCAGACGATATAAAAACCGGCCGGACGGACGGGCAGGATGGCGCATAAATATTCTGAGAAACTAGACTAAACTATTATAATAGCAGGGCAGAATAAACCAGACTACACCTGTACCGGTCACAGCCACTCAACCACCAGAGACAATCATGATTACTGATGAACAACTATTGCGTTACAGCCGTCATATATTACTGGATAAGCTGGATATTGCCGGACAGGAAGCAATTCTTGCTGCCCGTGCTCTGGTAATCGGTGCCGGCGGCCTGGCACATCCGGCTCTGACTTATCTGGCTTCCAGCGGAATAGGGCATATTACCATTGTGGATAACGACACTATTGAAATCAGTAATCTGCAACGCCAGTTCTGGTTTAATGATAAAGATATCGGTCAGGCAAAAGCCGCGATATTGTGCCGGCAGCTACAGACACAATATCCGCAGACTAAATTACAATCCATTGTAGCCAGAGCAGATGCCAGCCTGTTAGAGCAACTGGTTCAGCATACCGATATCATTCTGGATTGTACTGACAATTTTGCCAGCCGCCGGCTGATTAATCAGATCTGTTTCCGTGCACGCAAACCATTGGTTTCGGCCTCTGCACTGGTATTTGCCGGTCAGCTGGCAGTATATGATTTTCGTGATGGTCGCGGCCCCTGCTATCAATGCCTGTTTGAAGGAGAAATGAATGATGAAGGTGCCAGTTGTGCCAAAAACGGAGTTTTTGCACCTTTACTCGGTATTATGGGCGCGGCACAGGCCAGTGAAGCATTGCAGATAATTGCCGGTATTCACCCTGACGGCTGCTGGCTACACTGTTTTGACGCTTGTTCTTTTCAATGGCAGCGCCTGCAGCTGGCTGCCAATCCGGATTGTCCGGTATGCGGGCAGGCAGTTTTATCCACAGAAATTTGTGGATAAAACTGTGGATATTTTTATTCCTGAAAATCAGATAACTTGCGATCTTTACCGGCATTCCAGCCAGACACAGTAATAACGACCGCGGCAATAAACATCAGACACAATGCCGGAAACCAGGAATGCATCATGTCATGCAGAGCGCCCATCAGTACCGGTCCCACAGCCGCAAACAGATAGCCACAGGTTTGTGCCATTCCGGATAACAGCACTCCTTCAGTAACACTGCTGCTGCGCAAACTAAAAAACATCATGCTCAGACAGAAAGCCCCGCTGATGCCCAGCCCCAGCAACAACACTGCCGGAAAATAACAGCTGCGCCATGGCGACATCAGCAATAATACCGACAAAATTAAAGCCACGCCGCACATCGACCCTATCCAGTGCTGCTGCTTTAATCTGGCTGCATAAATTGGTATCAGCAAATTGGTTGGTATCATCACCAGCTGCATCAGCCCAAGCCAGCCACCGGCTTCCGTTGCTGATACACCGGCTTTGGCTACAATCTGCGGCAGCCAGCTAACTGTAGAATAAAATAGAAACGACTGAAATCCCATAAATAGCGTTACCTGCCAGGCCAGCGGATTACGCCACAGGTGTATCTTTACCTGACGTGCACGTACAGCCGCCTTGGGCACTGCATTGGCCGCTTTAAAAGGCAGCCACCAGATAACCATGGCCACCAGCGCCGGTAGTACCCAGATTACCAGAGCACCGCGCCAGCCCCACAGATTACTGTGAGCAAGCGGGGCACTTAAAGCAGAACCGGCCGCACCGCCCATATTCATCACCAGTGCATATAATGCGGTAACCAGTCCCATTTTAAACGGAAAATACTGCTTTACCATACTGGGAATCAGTACATTGCCAACAGCAATGGCACAGCTGAGCAAAGTCGTGCCTGTCAGCAGCAGAAACAGCCCGGAACCACAGCGCAGCACCAGCCCCAGCGTTAATATCCACAAAGCAAAAAAGACCATCTGCTCCGAGCCCAGACGTGCTGCAAGCCTGGGGATAAAAATCGAAAACAGACCAAATGTCAGCAATGGTACCGTAGTCAGCATGCCGGCCAGCGTACTGCTTATCTGCAGCTGCGTCTGAATATTCTGTAACAGAGGACCCACACCAGTCAGCGGGCCGCGTAAAACAAATGCCAAAGCCAGAATAGCAACAAAAAGACTAAGCCGGTGCTGTGTTTTCGATACAGTCGAATCCGTTTTCATTACTTCACCAAATTACTCGTTTACCTTTAAGGCAAAAAACTATTAATTTACCGGCCATTGCTGCAATAATGCACGGCCGCATTCCAGACCGGCTGCATAACTGTAGCGTAAACGGCCGGCATCCCGGCACAGACGTCCGGCCATTTTGCCATCATCCGGAGGATTAATTTCAATAATATACCGGCAGTTCTCAGGCTGCCGCATCCATGTCAGGGTAGTATTATAATGCTTTACTCGCTGCCGTAATGCCTGAGCAAACCCGCTGACAGGTAAACGCCTTGCCAGCAGACTGTCACCCAGACTACCTTTCTTCACATAATTGTGCGCTCTGGTACGAATTACTATCACACAACCGATGTCCGGCTGAGACAGAGTCCACTGTACCGGCAAGGCATCAGCTACTCCGCCGTCAAAATAAAATCCTCCGCCAATTGCTACCGGTTTACGAATCATAAACGGAATTGAACTCGAAGCACGCAGTACTTCCAGAAAAGAATCGGGCTGAGCCACAGCATACTCCGGCTCACCGCTAACAGCATTACTTAAAACAACTCTGAAATCACGCTGTCGTGCAAACATACGCTCACAATCCAGCGGATTTTCCTGTTGTACAACCTGCCACAACCAGTCAATATCCATCAGGTCGCCGCCACGGATAAAGCGTGACCAGCTGATAAATTCCGGCCGGCAGGACTGATCAAGCAGTATAGCCAGATTACGCCCTTCCTGTCCGGCCAGATAACTGGCAATAGTACTGGCTCCGGAAGATACTCCGACCAGTAAACTAAACGGGTTAAAATCTGCCTGTAAGAAGGCATCAGTAACACCGCTGCTGAATGCAGCACGCATTCCACCGCCTTCTACAACCAGTGCAGTTTGCTTTCCGGCTGTCTGCTGATCAGCATGCATGTTGGCATTCCTATGTTTATATAATAATATTTTAATGTTATTAAATATATAATACTGACTATAGTAAATCAATAAAATTACTGGCAGGTAATACCTATTATTAATATCTTCTGCACTTGCAAACCAGTCTGCCAGTAAGCAGTACGACAACAGCTCACGAATATTCAATGGCCAGAGACATACCTGCAGAATTTATTAATTTTAAATTACTGGATTAATCGGCAAATTTTTTGTACCAAATCAGTTTCAGACAGTTACTTCGTATACCGCGAATGCGCACGCAGACATAATTCATCACAAAAAAGCATTTACAGCAGCATCTGTGCCGCATCAAAGACCGGTATACTATGTAAAATCCAGTATTCTCAACCCGGAATACAATTTTTTTCAACCTGAACAGTACAGTAAAACGTTCTGATTACTTTTATAACCGGAAACTGCTTTGCCAGAATTAATATATTGAGCAAAACGTATTCCATTATCAACCGGAGCAATAGCTTATTCCGCAGTAGTGTACCTGAGTAAGTGAACTGCTTATCAATTTATATTCTTGCAATCATCTGCAAAGATTAAATTTTATAATTGCCGGTCTGTAGCTCAATATCCGTACTCATCAGCCCAAATATTTCACAACAGTAATACTTCATACCTGTACATTTTTCAAACCATAAAAAACTTCCGGATTCAGATAAATCCGGAAGTTAGTCTGGCTATTCAGCAAAGATAGTTTAGTTGTTGCTCCATTTGAAGCCGACACCAGCATTAAAGCCAACTTCCTTGCCTGTAGTAGAAACACCAGCACCCCAGCCGATATTACCGCTGTTACTGATGGCTTTATAGTTAGCACCGACTGCGGTATAGCCACGATAAGTACCTACACCCACACCGACAGCCTGTTCACCGGCATTCAGAGAAGGCAGATAAGCGCCGGATAAGGCCATGGCCAATGCAGTACCTGAATATGCACGGCGTTCTGTACGCTGAACACGTTCATTTACTTTGTTTACATACTTATTGACGTTAGTAATCTGATTATTAACACCTTTAAGCTGAGCCACGTTTACTGCATCAGTATCAGCCGTACCTGCTGCAACTCCGGTTATCTGACGATATACACCTTTCGATGCATCACCTACAGATACCGCACCTTCCGTACTATTTGTTGCCCGGATCGCTGCTGCCTGCTGTGACGTTGCCGTTACCGGAATATAGCCTTCTTTTCCGGCTGCCGTATTCGCTACTGAACCCGCACCAAGTGCTACGCCTCCGGTCTGTGTTACCTTAGCCTGACTACCCAGTGCCACAGCATTGGCTGATGGAGCACTTGCAGAATCACCGATTGCAACTGCCGATGTTCCGCTGGCCATAGCTGCTCCGCCTACTGCGATAGAATCAGTACCCTGTGCAACTGAGGCAGCTTTTGCAGAATTGATCTTCGCAAACTTAGTACCATAATTCTGAACATTTTGCAGGGCATCAGCCACATTATCAGCAGATGCAATACCTCCTGTCGGAGTAGTGCTATCATATTTGGGTTTACTGAGACCTGTATTCGGGTCATATGAACTACCCAGACCGGCTGCTATGGAAGCAAGCTGGCTGGCTGTTCTGGCACTGATTGCTGTTGACAGGCTAGTCAATGCGTCACTAGAAATATTTCCGGTCGGCAGAGTATCTACTTTAGTTGACAGAGTACTCAGGCTGCTTTGTACCGTCCACAACTGACCGGCATTAACCGCATCAAGAGAACCTTGAGCTATATTACCGGCTGCAATATTGGTAATCCGCTGTGCAGTACCATTATGACTGGCATCATAAAAGCCTGTATTGTGACCTGTACCATCATCTTTCCATTGCAATGCATTTTTGGTCAGATTAGTGATATTAGTAATAATATTACTTGTCGAGATACCATTCACTTTTTCGTCTAATGAACTCAGTGATGATGATGTAGATGTTGCCAGAGCAGACAGATTGGATTTTATGTCGTAAAGCTGTCCACCGGTTACTGCTTCATGCGAACCCGCTGCAATCTCACCATCTTCCACGTTATAGATCTTACCTAAACCTAGATCACGGGTCAGATTGTTTGGTCTTCCTGCATCAAATCCGCCTTTATCATCATTCCATTTCAGTGCTTTCTCTTTCAGATCTGACACATCTTTCTGAGTTGTACTTGTAACAGTTGATAAGCTGCTCAGACTGCTGCTGGTGATGTTTGTCAGCTGTTGCAGATTGTCTGTTGCCGTACTCAGGCTGTGTGACAGACTTTCATAGCCGGTAGACAGGGAGCTGCTTATAGTGCTGATTTCATTAATAACAGTGGATGAAACTACTGTCGACAGACTGCTCAGCCCTGTTGATGTTGAGCCGGACAGGCTGAATAGCTGACCACCGTTTACTGCATCTGTAGAATCAGCTGCTATTCTGCCTGCTGCTACATTGGTAATCCGCTGCGCTGTACCATTATGACTGGCATCATAAAAGCCTGTATTGTGACCTGTACCATCATCTTTCCATTGCAATGCATTCTGCTGCAAGGTAGTCAGATTCTGATTCGCACTGCTCAGACTGGCTGACAGATTGTTCAGACCGGTAGTCGTAGACTCTGACAAACTGCTCAGACCGGTGCTGACACTGTTCAGTCCTGTATGAGTTTCTGTGGACAGTGACTCCAGACTTCTATTTACATTATTCAGAGCAGATGAGGTAACACTGCTCAGGCTGCTCAGACCAGTACTGCTGCTGCTCAGACCTGTCTGAGTCAGCGTTGACAGACTGTACATCTGCGCACCGTTAACCGCATCACTTGATGTAGGGCTGATGTCCCCGCCGGCTATTCCGGTCAGTGTCTGCGCACGACCGCCACGGGTTGCATCATAGGCACTAATTGTACTGTTCCATTGCAATGCATCTTTCTGCAGATTGCCTACATTAGTATTAGTATCATTCAGACTGGATGACAGACTGGACACGTTTTGATTCACAGTGTTCAGATTATCACCAATAATAGTAGACAGACTGCCTAACTTATTATTGGTAATTGCACTCAGGTTGGTTGACAGACTGCTCAGCCCTGTTGATGTTGAGCTGGACAGACTGAATAG includes these proteins:
- a CDS encoding patatin-like phospholipase family protein — encoded protein: MHADQQTAGKQTALVVEGGGMRAAFSSGVTDAFLQADFNPFSLLVGVSSGASTIASYLAGQEGRNLAILLDQSCRPEFISWSRFIRGGDLMDIDWLWQVVQQENPLDCERMFARQRDFRVVLSNAVSGEPEYAVAQPDSFLEVLRASSSIPFMIRKPVAIGGGFYFDGGVADALPVQWTLSQPDIGCVIVIRTRAHNYVKKGSLGDSLLARRLPVSGFAQALRQRVKHYNTTLTWMRQPENCRYIIEINPPDDGKMAGRLCRDAGRLRYSYAAGLECGRALLQQWPVN